One stretch of Halapricum desulfuricans DNA includes these proteins:
- a CDS encoding class I SAM-dependent methyltransferase codes for MERPCVRVAREDGEATRQRLDDADLLDHDHEIVHEDGELFLPVVDPAAVPADLSVVPRDVPVREGQTLPADLLGFEPTYERLGDIVIVDEDDDERAREVAAAIMESSIPAETVLNRASKVKGEQRVREWDVLAGDGTETVHREYGSEFLVDVAEMYFSPRLATERHRVVQQIESGERFFDMFAGVGPFVIPAARRGATAVGVDINEIAIEYLRANAERNGVADRVTAIAGDARETTGEYAGWADRLVMNLPHSADEFLDTAVELAGEDCVLHYYDIQHEDDPYGPGEAAIREAAEPAGYDVEVETRHTVRSYAPHELNVCLDVRLTR; via the coding sequence ATGGAACGTCCGTGCGTTCGCGTCGCCCGCGAGGACGGCGAGGCGACTCGCCAGCGGCTCGACGACGCCGACCTGCTGGATCACGACCACGAGATCGTCCACGAGGACGGCGAGCTCTTCCTGCCGGTCGTCGATCCCGCTGCCGTCCCCGCTGACCTGTCGGTCGTGCCCCGCGACGTGCCCGTCCGCGAGGGGCAGACGCTGCCCGCCGACCTCCTGGGGTTCGAACCGACCTACGAGCGACTGGGAGACATCGTCATCGTCGACGAGGACGACGACGAGCGCGCCCGCGAGGTCGCCGCGGCGATCATGGAGTCGTCGATCCCCGCGGAGACGGTCCTCAACCGCGCGTCGAAAGTGAAAGGCGAGCAGCGTGTCCGCGAGTGGGACGTACTGGCCGGCGACGGCACCGAGACCGTCCACCGGGAGTACGGTAGCGAGTTTCTGGTCGACGTCGCCGAAATGTACTTCTCGCCGCGGCTGGCGACCGAGCGCCACCGTGTTGTCCAGCAGATCGAGTCGGGCGAGCGCTTTTTCGACATGTTCGCCGGCGTCGGCCCGTTCGTGATCCCGGCCGCGAGGCGCGGGGCGACCGCGGTCGGCGTCGACATCAACGAGATTGCGATCGAGTATCTCCGGGCGAACGCCGAGCGAAACGGCGTGGCCGACCGGGTGACCGCGATCGCCGGCGACGCCCGGGAGACGACCGGCGAGTACGCCGGCTGGGCCGACCGACTGGTGATGAACCTGCCTCACAGCGCCGACGAGTTTCTCGATACCGCGGTCGAACTGGCCGGTGAGGACTGTGTCCTGCACTACTACGACATCCAGCACGAGGACGATCCGTACGGGCCGGGCGAGGCGGCGATTCGCGAGGCCGCCGAGCCGGCCGGGTACGACGTCGAAGTCGAGACGCGCCACACCGTTCGATCGTACGCGCCACACGAGTTGAACGTCTGTCTCGACGTGCGACTGACTCGCTAA
- a CDS encoding DUF7289 family protein, with the protein MTRRTADRRETAEQDRNAGERGISEVLGFALVFALVVSTAVLVAVVGFDELENTRDQEELNNAERAFDVLADNMADIHADGAPSRATEINLESAQLEVGDPVTFNVTGVNQTGASFVNEFTSEPIVYASGDTKIVYSGGAVFRTTGDGGFLIREPPLLINSKEVVLPVVQILHRGDVASTSGTTVRVRAESRQRLPVPTFNRDSENFEKIILNITSPRGSLWGEYLSAQGGVTDCVERPQSNSVRCTIADPGSVYLTRDLILYAFET; encoded by the coding sequence ATGACTCGACGCACTGCAGACCGACGCGAGACAGCCGAGCAGGACCGAAACGCGGGCGAGCGCGGGATAAGCGAGGTTCTCGGATTCGCACTGGTGTTCGCGCTCGTCGTTTCGACGGCCGTCCTCGTTGCCGTGGTCGGGTTCGACGAACTGGAGAACACCCGAGATCAGGAAGAGTTGAACAACGCCGAGCGTGCGTTCGACGTGCTCGCGGACAACATGGCCGACATCCACGCCGACGGTGCACCGAGCCGCGCGACCGAGATCAACCTCGAGTCGGCACAGCTCGAAGTCGGAGACCCGGTCACGTTCAACGTTACCGGCGTCAACCAGACCGGCGCGTCGTTCGTCAACGAGTTCACGTCGGAACCGATCGTCTATGCCAGCGGTGATACCAAAATCGTCTACTCGGGTGGCGCCGTCTTTCGGACGACAGGCGACGGTGGGTTCCTCATTCGGGAACCACCGTTGCTGATTAATTCGAAAGAGGTTGTACTCCCAGTTGTTCAGATTCTCCACCGGGGAGATGTCGCAAGCACAAGCGGCACGACTGTCCGAGTCAGAGCTGAAAGTCGGCAACGGCTCCCCGTCCCAACGTTTAATCGCGACTCAGAAAACTTCGAAAAAATAATACTCAATATCACCTCACCGCGTGGCTCCCTGTGGGGAGAGTACTTGTCCGCTCAGGGCGGTGTGACGGATTGTGTCGAACGTCCCCAATCGAACAGTGTTCGATGTACGATAGCTGATCCGGGGTCGGTGTATCTGACCCGTGATCTGATCCTCTACGCGTTCGAGACCTGA
- a CDS encoding DUF7266 family protein, producing MREDAAGTGRDTCAATRDDRAVSTTVNYVLGLSITFLLITGLFLAGGNFVQDQRETSIETELQVVAEQLAADVESADQLVQTTENGTVVVERSVPSRVSGTGYTIAVEGGSDPRLVLTSNDPEIEVTAQFSNRTAVQPTRITGGPIQVTETGGQLVLERREQ from the coding sequence ATGCGTGAGGACGCTGCTGGCACGGGGCGTGATACTTGCGCTGCGACGCGTGACGATCGCGCCGTCTCGACGACGGTGAATTACGTGCTCGGGCTGTCGATCACGTTTCTGCTGATCACTGGCCTGTTTCTCGCCGGCGGGAACTTCGTGCAAGACCAGCGCGAGACGAGCATCGAGACGGAACTACAGGTCGTCGCCGAACAGCTCGCAGCGGACGTCGAATCCGCGGATCAGCTAGTACAGACGACCGAGAACGGGACCGTCGTCGTTGAGCGGTCGGTCCCCTCACGGGTCAGCGGAACGGGGTACACGATCGCCGTCGAGGGCGGCTCCGATCCCAGGCTCGTGTTGACATCGAACGACCCCGAGATCGAAGTCACGGCGCAGTTTTCGAATCGGACGGCCGTCCAGCCGACGCGGATCACCGGCGGTCCGATACAGGTGACCGAAACCGGCGGGCAACTCGTCCTCGAACGGAGGGAGCAGTAG
- a CDS encoding DUF7261 family protein gives MADLSRRGGSGDGSASRAQVMLIAGFVLAVAFLAVAVMLNAVIYSENLATRDEDARGAEAIAYRADMVDGTEQLIEYANANRSTFAERTVAFNESVRAMYNSTALLQSTDGIATDLAVTGVTRGTLIGQFNASRDFRDASGDPDWELADDVRGTRAFRINITDQDALEDGAGNRFTVRVTDGDTWSAEIYDDGGNTTVDVDGAGSCTVGSTPEIDLTAGTVDGNPCEALAFGEDVSAPYSIEFENADAIAGNYSLVVNSTEYEDDNYDGTNYHSDRDSPFADEEAIYAATLRLRHESPDHVYATDATVVPGENDA, from the coding sequence ATGGCGGATCTGAGCCGTCGTGGGGGGTCGGGCGACGGCAGCGCCAGTCGCGCCCAGGTAATGCTGATTGCCGGGTTCGTGCTGGCCGTGGCGTTTCTCGCCGTCGCGGTGATGCTGAACGCGGTCATCTACTCGGAGAACCTCGCTACCCGCGACGAGGACGCCCGCGGGGCCGAGGCGATCGCATACCGGGCCGACATGGTCGACGGCACGGAGCAGCTCATCGAGTACGCCAACGCGAACCGATCGACCTTCGCCGAGCGAACTGTGGCGTTCAACGAGTCCGTCCGAGCGATGTACAACAGCACGGCGCTGCTGCAGTCGACCGACGGGATCGCCACCGACCTCGCCGTTACAGGAGTCACGCGCGGGACGCTCATCGGCCAGTTCAACGCCTCGCGGGACTTCAGAGACGCCAGTGGGGATCCGGACTGGGAACTGGCTGACGACGTCCGGGGAACCAGAGCGTTCCGGATCAATATCACGGATCAAGATGCGCTTGAGGACGGAGCAGGCAACCGTTTCACTGTGCGCGTGACTGACGGCGACACGTGGTCCGCGGAGATCTACGACGACGGCGGCAACACGACGGTCGACGTCGACGGGGCCGGATCGTGTACCGTTGGTTCAACGCCGGAGATCGACCTGACTGCCGGGACGGTCGATGGCAACCCGTGTGAGGCGCTCGCGTTCGGTGAGGACGTCTCCGCGCCCTACTCGATCGAGTTCGAGAACGCGGACGCGATCGCCGGGAACTACTCGCTGGTCGTGAACTCGACCGAGTACGAGGACGACAACTACGACGGGACGAACTACCACAGCGATCGGGATTCACCGTTCGCCGACGAAGAGGCGATCTACGCGGCGACGCTCCGCCTGCGCCACGAATCGCCGGATCACGTCTACGCGACCGACGCGACCGTCGTTCCGGGTGAGAACGATGCGTGA
- the thrS gene encoding threonine--tRNA ligase codes for MAKSEQERSVSVELPDGSQLHFDEPVTVEDVAYEIGPGLGEDCRAGRVDGELVPPEYEITDDAEIEIVTPGSDDYLNLIRHSAAHVFAQALQRIHPEARLAIGPWTDEGFYYDIAGVDIDEDDFEEIEAEMAAIVEADYDIERVYRDREEALEIYADNEYKRDILETEAAGEDPVSFYVQDDWQDLCKGPHVESTGEIGAFELLQISSAYWRGEEENEMLTRVYGTAFESEADLEAFLERRRKAEERDHRKIGQELDLFSIDETTGPGLPLYHPNGKTVLNELSEYVGNLNREADYREVETPHVFRTELWKKSGHYDNYRDDMFLLDVNDEEYGLKPMNCPGHATIFDQQQWSYRDLPVRYFEDGKVYRKEQRGELSGLSRVWAFTIDDGHLFVRPDQIEDEVEAIMDIILDTLETFDLDYNIQFATRPEKSVGSDEIWERAEDQLESVLEDQDIDYEIEDGDGAFYGPKIDFAFEDALGRSWDGPTVQLDFNMPERFDLSYVGEDNEEHRPVMIHRALYGSYERFFMVLIEHYNGKFPPWLAPEQVRILPISDDQIPYAKQIQNRYLDDYRVTIEDRSWTVKRKIRQGHEDRVPYMLILGSDEEEAGTISVRDRKEQELNDVDPEAFADHLGTEIDQRRTDVTFVQQHGN; via the coding sequence ATGGCTAAATCAGAACAAGAGCGATCCGTGTCGGTCGAACTGCCAGACGGCTCACAGCTGCACTTCGACGAACCGGTCACCGTCGAAGACGTCGCCTACGAGATCGGCCCCGGACTGGGCGAGGACTGCCGGGCCGGTCGCGTCGACGGCGAGTTGGTCCCGCCGGAGTACGAGATCACCGACGACGCCGAGATCGAGATCGTCACGCCCGGCAGCGACGACTATCTCAATCTGATCCGACACTCCGCGGCGCACGTCTTCGCGCAGGCGCTCCAGCGGATCCACCCCGAGGCGAGACTGGCGATCGGCCCCTGGACCGACGAGGGATTCTACTACGACATCGCCGGCGTCGACATCGACGAGGACGACTTCGAGGAGATCGAGGCCGAGATGGCGGCGATCGTCGAGGCCGACTACGACATCGAACGCGTCTATCGGGACCGCGAGGAGGCACTCGAGATCTACGCGGACAACGAGTACAAGCGGGACATCCTCGAGACCGAGGCCGCCGGGGAGGATCCGGTTTCCTTCTACGTGCAAGACGACTGGCAGGACCTCTGTAAGGGGCCCCACGTCGAGTCGACCGGCGAGATCGGCGCGTTCGAGCTCCTGCAGATCTCCTCGGCGTACTGGCGCGGCGAGGAGGAAAACGAGATGTTGACCCGCGTCTACGGGACGGCCTTCGAGAGCGAGGCCGACCTCGAAGCGTTCCTCGAACGGCGCCGGAAGGCCGAGGAGCGCGATCACCGCAAGATCGGTCAGGAGCTGGACCTGTTCTCGATCGACGAGACGACCGGGCCCGGACTGCCGCTGTATCACCCCAACGGCAAGACCGTTCTCAACGAGCTCTCCGAGTACGTCGGCAACCTCAATCGCGAGGCCGACTACCGCGAGGTCGAGACGCCCCACGTCTTCCGCACTGAGCTGTGGAAGAAGTCGGGCCACTACGACAACTACCGGGACGACATGTTCCTGCTGGACGTCAACGACGAGGAGTACGGGCTCAAACCGATGAACTGCCCGGGTCACGCGACGATCTTCGACCAGCAGCAGTGGTCCTACCGCGACCTTCCGGTCCGGTACTTCGAGGACGGCAAGGTCTATCGCAAGGAACAGCGCGGCGAGCTGTCCGGGCTCTCCCGGGTGTGGGCGTTCACGATCGACGACGGTCACCTGTTCGTCCGCCCGGACCAGATCGAAGACGAAGTCGAGGCGATCATGGACATCATCCTCGACACGCTGGAGACGTTCGATCTCGACTACAACATCCAGTTCGCCACCCGGCCCGAGAAATCGGTCGGCAGCGACGAGATCTGGGAGCGCGCCGAGGATCAGCTCGAATCGGTCCTCGAAGACCAGGACATCGACTACGAGATCGAGGACGGCGACGGCGCGTTCTACGGGCCGAAGATCGACTTCGCCTTCGAGGACGCGCTGGGCCGCAGCTGGGACGGACCGACCGTCCAGCTTGACTTCAACATGCCCGAGCGGTTCGATCTCTCCTACGTCGGCGAGGACAACGAGGAGCACCGCCCCGTGATGATCCACCGGGCGCTGTACGGCTCCTACGAGCGGTTTTTCATGGTGCTCATCGAGCACTACAACGGGAAGTTCCCCCCGTGGCTCGCGCCCGAACAGGTCCGAATCTTGCCGATCAGCGACGACCAGATCCCCTACGCCAAGCAGATCCAGAACCGATATCTCGACGACTACCGCGTCACCATCGAGGACCGCTCCTGGACGGTCAAACGGAAGATCCGACAGGGACACGAGGATCGCGTTCCCTACATGCTCATCCTCGGTTCCGACGAGGAAGAGGCCGGGACGATCTCGGTTCGGGACCGCAAGGAGCAGGAACTCAACGACGTCGACCCCGAGGCGTTCGCCGACCACCTCGGAACCGAGATCGACCAGCGACGCACCGACGTGACCTTCGTCCAGCAACACGGGAACTGA
- a CDS encoding DUF7289 family protein, giving the protein MSITSRGQSETVGFVLVIALVLAGAGLTVAIGGAAILDTQASNEYQRAEHSMTLFDSRAAMVALGDADAQRVSLGHDAGTISVRDESGWMRITHANYSGSGETEVIFNETLGSVVYESEEGTIAYQGGGVWKTQGGQAQMISPPEFHYRGATLTLPAIQVTGDGAASGSVDLTVTPRQQARVVYPNATTATENGAGAPYDETAATSYRNYTNPVRNGTVNVTVHSEYADGWETYFRERTTGNTTRVGENTVRLTLATTSGPPGAFEMPEFGTLDYVEASGIGDGHPLTRFETSVVFGNGGGTNEFSYWYRDEDTGTQWELHVSPDVSGNFDASDSPDVYVAQYFYDGNDAEEYEVWETTIPASSDAVEWNSNDGDPELTVDFLATDSSTEMAYDESGVDTGGGQSGDVCDGNQWCFGENINSWNMKSDVTLDGHGPIGSCEPGTYDKGEADTDCTLGHIVNHYLSEAGSEVRIHAKTAPGGSTPIQQDISGGVLLYEEQPGSRFVTYLHITENEIRTDLD; this is encoded by the coding sequence ATGTCGATTACGTCCCGCGGTCAGTCCGAAACGGTGGGGTTCGTGCTCGTTATTGCGCTCGTGCTGGCCGGGGCGGGGCTGACGGTCGCGATCGGCGGGGCCGCGATTCTCGACACGCAGGCCAGCAACGAGTACCAGCGCGCGGAACACTCGATGACGCTGTTCGACTCCCGGGCCGCGATGGTGGCACTCGGCGACGCCGACGCCCAGCGCGTCTCGCTCGGGCACGACGCCGGGACCATCTCCGTCCGGGACGAGAGCGGCTGGATGCGGATCACCCACGCCAACTACTCCGGCAGCGGCGAGACGGAAGTGATCTTCAACGAGACGCTCGGGAGCGTCGTCTACGAGAGCGAGGAGGGCACGATCGCGTATCAGGGCGGCGGTGTCTGGAAAACCCAGGGCGGACAGGCCCAGATGATCTCGCCCCCCGAGTTCCACTATCGCGGGGCGACGCTGACGCTGCCGGCGATCCAGGTGACCGGTGATGGAGCTGCGAGTGGCAGCGTCGATCTGACAGTCACGCCGCGCCAGCAGGCCCGTGTGGTCTACCCGAACGCGACGACAGCGACGGAGAACGGCGCCGGTGCGCCCTACGACGAGACAGCCGCGACCTCGTACCGGAACTACACCAATCCCGTCCGAAATGGGACTGTCAACGTCACAGTCCACAGCGAGTACGCCGACGGGTGGGAGACGTATTTCCGCGAGCGCACGACCGGGAACACGACGCGGGTCGGTGAGAACACCGTTCGACTGACGCTGGCGACGACATCCGGACCGCCCGGAGCATTCGAGATGCCGGAGTTCGGAACGCTAGACTACGTCGAAGCCTCGGGAATCGGTGACGGTCACCCGCTCACCCGATTCGAAACGTCAGTCGTGTTTGGAAACGGCGGAGGGACCAATGAGTTTTCGTACTGGTACAGAGACGAGGATACAGGGACACAGTGGGAATTACACGTATCGCCAGACGTGTCCGGCAACTTCGATGCCAGTGATTCACCCGACGTGTACGTCGCCCAGTACTTTTACGACGGAAACGACGCCGAAGAGTACGAGGTCTGGGAAACGACGATTCCGGCGAGCTCCGACGCAGTTGAGTGGAATAGCAACGATGGAGATCCGGAATTGACTGTCGATTTCCTCGCCACTGATTCATCGACCGAAATGGCGTACGACGAAAGCGGCGTTGACACGGGAGGCGGACAAAGCGGAGACGTCTGCGATGGCAATCAGTGGTGCTTCGGAGAGAATATCAACAGCTGGAATATGAAAAGTGATGTGACGCTCGACGGTCACGGACCAATTGGCAGCTGCGAACCAGGCACATATGACAAGGGCGAGGCAGACACCGACTGTACGCTCGGCCACATCGTCAACCACTACTTGAGCGAAGCGGGCTCTGAGGTACGGATCCACGCGAAAACTGCACCGGGCGGGAGCACGCCGATTCAACAAGACATCTCCGGAGGAGTGCTTCTCTATGAAGAACAGCCAGGGTCTCGGTTTGTGACGTATCTCCACATTACAGAAAACGAAATTAGAACCGATCTCGACTGA
- the artA gene encoding archaeosortase A yields the protein MTLGLVGAFEWAHQWWGPLSWLVLLVFLSGTIIDLYDRRLARYVLVGGWGVLALFWVSAIYQFVFDQKSITEGVAVVLAIPLSLYVGYLLASGRDRLVVVSRAVAVAWLIYLPFSTLPFLRNPLIAIVTDQTAAVLSLTGADFQVIAGNNFPADLGPADPVEPYHKTFFFHVPDVRAVSYTIMMACTGIGSMAIFGGLIAAVRAPLARKLQALAVAVGIIWVLNIARNVFIAYAFGYQRLQVFPEFVMSTFGVNRIEVSYIVADRILAQFLSVFALIGITYVVIKILPEVLAIVEEALYVLTRNEYDLQRAFEVGARADGGRDRDEAA from the coding sequence ATGACACTCGGACTCGTCGGCGCGTTCGAATGGGCCCACCAGTGGTGGGGACCGCTCTCGTGGCTCGTCCTGCTCGTCTTCCTGTCCGGGACGATAATCGACCTGTACGACCGCCGACTCGCCCGCTATGTCCTCGTCGGCGGCTGGGGCGTGCTGGCGCTGTTCTGGGTCTCGGCGATCTACCAGTTCGTCTTCGACCAGAAGAGCATCACCGAGGGGGTCGCTGTCGTCCTCGCGATTCCGCTGTCGCTGTACGTCGGCTACCTGCTCGCCAGCGGTCGCGACCGGCTGGTCGTCGTCTCGCGGGCCGTCGCCGTCGCGTGGCTGATCTACCTGCCCTTTTCGACGCTCCCGTTCCTCCGGAACCCGCTGATCGCGATCGTCACCGACCAGACCGCCGCCGTCCTCTCGCTCACCGGCGCCGACTTTCAGGTGATCGCCGGCAACAACTTCCCGGCCGACCTCGGGCCCGCCGATCCGGTCGAGCCGTATCACAAGACGTTCTTCTTCCACGTGCCCGACGTGCGGGCCGTCTCGTACACGATCATGATGGCCTGTACCGGCATCGGGAGCATGGCCATCTTCGGCGGGCTCATCGCGGCCGTTCGCGCCCCGCTGGCCCGCAAACTGCAGGCGCTCGCCGTCGCCGTCGGGATCATCTGGGTGCTCAACATCGCCCGGAACGTCTTCATCGCGTACGCGTTCGGGTACCAGCGCCTGCAGGTCTTCCCCGAGTTCGTGATGTCGACGTTCGGCGTCAACCGGATCGAGGTCTCGTACATCGTCGCCGACCGGATCCTCGCGCAGTTCCTGTCGGTCTTCGCACTGATCGGAATCACCTACGTCGTCATCAAGATCCTGCCGGAGGTACTCGCGATCGTCGAGGAGGCGCTGTACGTCCTCACCCGAAACGAGTACGACCTCCAGCGCGCGTTCGAGGTCGGCGCGCGGGCTGACGGCGGTCGCGACCGCGACGAGGCGGCCTAG
- a CDS encoding DUF7288 family protein — translation MVSRGQAHTLEAVIAALLLLTSVVFALQITAVTPLSASTSNQHIENQQQASAAGVLSIGQVNGALEESILYWNASGERFHGGTINGYYSETMPTSFGRTLEDSFGDRGIAYNVNLKYTTADGRLRTEELIYRGVPSDNAVVASRSVVLTDDDRILHANMTSGDRIDETDFYAPDVGDGGYYNTIRVEVVVWRI, via the coding sequence ATGGTGAGCAGGGGGCAGGCGCACACCCTCGAAGCCGTCATCGCGGCACTGCTGTTGCTCACGAGCGTCGTGTTCGCACTCCAGATCACGGCCGTCACCCCGCTGTCAGCGAGCACGTCCAACCAGCACATCGAAAACCAGCAACAGGCGAGCGCCGCCGGAGTCCTCTCGATCGGTCAGGTCAACGGCGCGCTCGAGGAATCGATCCTGTACTGGAACGCGTCCGGCGAGCGGTTCCACGGCGGGACGATCAACGGTTACTACAGCGAAACGATGCCGACGTCATTCGGTCGGACGCTGGAAGACTCCTTCGGCGATCGGGGGATCGCCTACAACGTCAACCTGAAATACACCACTGCAGACGGCAGACTTCGGACTGAAGAGCTGATCTATCGAGGCGTGCCCAGCGACAACGCCGTCGTGGCGAGTCGGTCGGTCGTGCTGACCGACGACGATCGGATCCTGCACGCGAACATGACGAGCGGCGATCGGATCGACGAGACCGACTTTTACGCACCGGACGTCGGCGACGGCGGGTACTACAACACGATCCGCGTGGAGGTGGTCGTATGGCGGATCTGA
- a CDS encoding DUF7287 family protein yields the protein MRSDRTAGHDSARGQTTLDFTIGVVIFLTALASVFLFVPGALQPFEEGGQEDLVTVNRVADQLAEQSLSEPTTPYVLSENCTVAFFDAGVTPSSECGYSGTTLSERIGLTDRQFVNVTVRASGDASSETSPLLCWNDSAPPGERLVPIDDCDGDATRLSVGSTPVESQPTVTARRVVELDGQDVFLVVVLW from the coding sequence ATGAGGAGTGACAGGACGGCGGGCCATGACTCTGCCCGCGGACAGACGACGCTCGATTTCACGATCGGCGTCGTGATCTTTCTGACGGCGCTCGCGAGCGTGTTCCTGTTCGTTCCCGGGGCGCTGCAACCGTTCGAGGAGGGCGGACAGGAAGACCTCGTGACGGTCAATCGCGTCGCCGATCAACTGGCCGAGCAGTCGCTCAGTGAACCGACGACACCGTACGTGCTCTCGGAAAATTGCACCGTCGCGTTTTTCGACGCCGGCGTGACCCCGTCGTCGGAGTGTGGCTACAGCGGGACGACGCTGTCAGAACGGATCGGTCTCACCGACAGGCAGTTCGTGAACGTCACAGTCCGCGCGAGCGGGGACGCGAGTTCGGAGACCAGTCCGCTGCTCTGCTGGAACGACTCTGCGCCGCCGGGCGAGCGACTGGTTCCCATCGACGACTGCGATGGCGACGCGACGAGGCTCTCGGTCGGGAGCACGCCGGTCGAGAGTCAGCCGACAGTGACGGCGAGACGGGTCGTCGAACTGGACGGTCAGGACGTGTTTCTGGTGGTGGTGCTATGGTGA
- the dph5 gene encoding diphthine synthase — protein sequence MLTFVGLGLYDERSITLQGRDALQAADRVFAERYTSRLVGASLEDVEAAHDVEIELRTREGVEQDPEPILTAAENGDAVFCTAGDPMISTTHVDLRLRAHERGIDTRIVHGTTAAAAASSLTGLQNYRFGKATTLPFESSHGGEGVPASVIETIEDNRERGLHTLVFLDIKVDDDREDYMTGGEAASLLAADWNETAPAVVVARAGSPEPLVRGDRLEELAGTDFGDPLHLLVIPGELHYLERDALVELAGLPAEAAERLLV from the coding sequence ATGCTCACTTTCGTCGGTCTGGGACTGTACGACGAGCGTTCGATCACGCTTCAGGGGCGAGACGCCCTGCAGGCGGCCGACCGCGTCTTCGCCGAACGCTACACCAGCCGGCTGGTCGGCGCGAGTCTCGAGGACGTCGAGGCAGCACACGACGTCGAGATCGAACTCCGGACCCGGGAGGGCGTCGAGCAGGACCCCGAGCCGATCCTCACGGCGGCCGAGAACGGCGACGCCGTCTTCTGCACTGCGGGCGATCCCATGATCTCGACGACGCACGTGGATCTCCGTCTGCGCGCCCACGAACGCGGGATCGACACCCGGATCGTCCACGGCACGACCGCGGCCGCGGCGGCGAGTTCGCTGACGGGCCTGCAGAACTACCGCTTCGGCAAGGCGACGACGCTGCCGTTCGAGTCCTCACACGGCGGCGAAGGCGTCCCCGCGAGCGTCATCGAGACGATCGAAGACAACCGCGAGCGCGGGTTACATACGCTGGTCTTTCTGGACATCAAGGTCGACGACGACCGCGAGGACTACATGACCGGCGGTGAGGCCGCGTCGTTGCTGGCGGCCGACTGGAACGAGACCGCACCGGCCGTGGTGGTCGCCCGGGCGGGCAGCCCCGAGCCGCTCGTCCGCGGCGACCGCCTCGAGGAACTCGCTGGAACGGACTTCGGCGACCCGCTGCACCTGCTCGTGATCCCCGGGGAACTGCACTACCTCGAACGGGACGCGCTGGTGGAGCTGGCGGGGCTGCCCGCCGAAGCGGCCGAGAGGCTGCTCGTGTAG